From Oligoflexia bacterium, the proteins below share one genomic window:
- a CDS encoding ABC transporter permease, with the protein MSKLKDLILFNVWAKLEDEVVHHYIGYLWWILEPAMLVTIYYLVFKLILNRGEDDYIYFLFIGIVTWKWFGSSVSAGANSLYAAKSLYKKINLPKIIFPWIECVFYTVKFLIILSLIIIVYALSNYPVFKNIIYLPILIFCQFVFTLGLSTLLSSILPYFVDLKIIVALFIRLGFYPSGVIFDLSRVPEKYDFIVNLNPLALSIQAFRDLIMRGTPPPLYTIVFLLSSGFILYILGYTIIQKLDKKYAKIAL; encoded by the coding sequence ATGTCAAAATTGAAAGACCTGATACTATTCAATGTTTGGGCAAAATTAGAAGATGAGGTAGTTCATCACTACATCGGCTACTTATGGTGGATTCTTGAACCTGCTATGTTGGTAACCATTTATTACTTGGTATTTAAATTAATTTTAAACCGTGGAGAAGATGACTATATTTATTTCTTATTTATTGGAATTGTTACTTGGAAGTGGTTTGGGTCTTCTGTTTCTGCTGGAGCAAACAGCCTTTATGCAGCAAAAAGTTTATATAAAAAAATTAACTTACCAAAAATTATTTTTCCCTGGATTGAGTGTGTCTTCTATACTGTAAAATTTCTCATTATTCTTTCTTTAATAATTATTGTTTATGCTTTATCAAACTATCCAGTTTTTAAGAACATCATATACTTACCCATTTTAATATTTTGTCAATTTGTATTCACACTAGGATTATCAACTTTGTTATCATCAATATTACCCTACTTTGTTGACTTAAAAATTATAGTAGCTCTGTTTATAAGACTTGGCTTTTATCCTTCTGGTGTTATTTTTGATTTATCAAGAGTACCAGAAAAATACGACTTCATAGTTAATCTCAACCCTTTAGCGCTAAGTATCCAAGCATTTAGAGATCTTATAATGCGTGGAACACCCCCTCCTTTGTATACAATTGTATTTTTACTCTCTAGTGGTTTTATACTTTACATATTAGGTTATACCATCATTCAAAAATTGGATAAAAAATATGCAAAAATTGCCCTCTAA
- a CDS encoding NAD(P)-dependent oxidoreductase has protein sequence MKRKVLLIGGSGFIGKHFSMELSDCDIHIADLEQPELDQKYKHYSFLDIREKDQVFKFFEKNQTFDDVILLAAEHKDFGVEPEAYYKTNVDGTKNVLDALNEKNTKTFTFFSSVAIYGEASLARSEEDEKNPVNHYGKSKLQAEQVVLDWKKNTSIKTVIVRPAVVYGEKNVANMYKLIQQIKKKKFFYVGAMNNIKSICYVKNLVSACMFVLRDLEEDLFIFNYADDKQMTSREISQTIAGKLDIKLVNVPLWLVYCLAIPFDLLTILTKKDFGVSTQRIKKLCTQTYFKAEKIKSTGYKAKYNNKDGIEAMVDWLMKS, from the coding sequence ATGAAAAGAAAAGTTTTATTGATTGGTGGGAGTGGTTTTATTGGTAAGCATTTTTCAATGGAGTTGTCCGATTGTGATATTCATATAGCAGACCTAGAGCAACCTGAGCTGGATCAAAAATATAAACACTATAGTTTTTTAGATATTAGAGAAAAAGATCAAGTGTTTAAATTTTTTGAAAAAAATCAAACGTTTGATGATGTTATTCTTTTAGCGGCTGAGCATAAAGATTTTGGTGTTGAACCTGAAGCTTATTATAAAACCAATGTAGACGGAACAAAAAATGTTTTAGATGCTTTAAATGAAAAAAATACCAAAACATTTACTTTTTTTTCTTCAGTAGCCATTTATGGAGAGGCTAGTTTAGCAAGGTCAGAAGAAGATGAAAAAAATCCTGTTAATCATTATGGGAAGTCAAAACTACAAGCGGAACAAGTTGTTTTAGATTGGAAAAAAAATACAAGCATTAAAACTGTGATTGTGAGACCAGCGGTCGTATATGGTGAAAAAAATGTTGCAAACATGTATAAGTTGATTCAACAAATAAAGAAAAAAAAGTTTTTTTATGTTGGCGCAATGAATAATATTAAATCAATTTGTTATGTGAAAAATTTAGTTTCAGCCTGTATGTTTGTTTTAAGAGATTTAGAAGAAGATCTGTTTATTTTTAATTATGCGGATGACAAACAAATGACATCAAGAGAAATTTCACAAACAATAGCTGGTAAGCTTGATATAAAGCTGGTTAATGTCCCTCTTTGGTTGGTGTATTGTTTAGCTATTCCGTTTGATCTATTAACAATTCTAACAAAAAAAGATTTTGGTGTTTCAACTCAAAGGATAAAAAAACTATGTACTCAAACTTATTTCAAAGCTGAAAAAATTAAATCTACTGGATATAAAGCTAAATACAACAACAAAGACGGGATTGAAGCAATGGTTGATTGGCTAATGAAAAGTTAG
- a CDS encoding glycosyltransferase family 2 protein, which yields MPITYLFFEKDTSHFIKNHHTEYIYTINPNSLNFNLVVQCLQKTYRNIASTSIKVENLKKNHVFKKNEPLKFSISTENYFFEPEKVIAQKKTPLVSVILTAYNEEKTIEQSIDSIQNQTYSNLEIIIVDDCSSDSTLSVVKKMCQNDSRIKYYSMRNNSGTYYCRNYALSKASGDYVTFHDANDISRHDRVKKCLTHFEKNNSLDFVFSEYVRVDAQGFPIKNWYGSIYRTGLITLFIKLSSLKQKTGYFDLVKTSADSEFFERLQYLNLNYKKLNDVLYYARSQESSLTGSGLFKSFNKKGAFISNPIRRQYYINYKTYHRFSSKNNLYIKPFDYERNFLCPFNMLSPMQKNTLCSLINFKNNNNTYFEKKYVELINKNKLLKRKSLYYLLKQKQTLTIKKIHVILFLNNTNLLKHALKNYTRQDYENKYFVIIHSCEKDEISEKIKDQLNPNNYCLIKSTKKNALSLVNDYIEKKILADEIIAYFNENDFYFKSYLTEQSSVLNALPNHKIHKEPFLKYIKKRNSFVYLKNHKQLHLSKQLNNNTLCLTKKIWLEKRKHSFKENVFFSTSAFNYIKNFQLDSQNQILLDSIPRFI from the coding sequence ATGCCAATAACATATCTTTTTTTTGAAAAAGATACATCTCACTTTATTAAAAATCACCATACAGAATACATTTATACAATTAATCCAAACAGCTTAAATTTTAACTTGGTTGTTCAGTGTTTACAAAAAACCTATAGAAATATAGCTTCAACCAGTATAAAAGTTGAAAACTTAAAAAAAAATCATGTTTTTAAAAAAAATGAGCCCTTAAAATTTTCAATATCAACGGAAAATTATTTTTTTGAACCAGAAAAAGTTATAGCTCAAAAAAAAACTCCTTTAGTCAGTGTTATATTAACTGCATACAATGAAGAGAAAACAATTGAGCAATCTATAGATTCAATTCAAAACCAAACCTATTCTAATCTTGAGATCATTATTGTAGATGACTGTTCATCAGATTCTACTTTAAGTGTAGTAAAAAAAATGTGTCAAAATGACTCCAGAATAAAATATTATTCAATGAGAAATAATAGTGGTACTTATTATTGTAGAAATTATGCATTATCAAAAGCCAGTGGTGATTATGTAACCTTTCACGATGCAAATGATATATCTCGTCACGATAGAGTAAAAAAATGTTTAACGCACTTTGAGAAAAATAACAGTTTAGATTTTGTATTTTCTGAATACGTTCGTGTTGATGCCCAAGGGTTCCCAATTAAAAACTGGTACGGATCTATATATAGAACTGGCTTAATTACGCTTTTTATAAAATTATCCTCTTTAAAACAAAAAACTGGATATTTTGATCTAGTAAAGACAAGCGCTGACAGTGAATTTTTTGAACGTTTACAGTATTTAAATTTAAATTATAAAAAGTTAAATGATGTTCTTTACTATGCTAGAAGTCAAGAAAGCTCGTTAACTGGCAGCGGTCTTTTTAAATCTTTTAATAAGAAAGGTGCTTTTATAAGCAATCCCATAAGAAGACAATATTATATTAATTACAAAACTTATCACAGGTTTAGCAGCAAAAACAATTTATACATAAAACCCTTTGATTACGAACGCAACTTCCTTTGCCCTTTCAACATGCTTTCACCTATGCAAAAAAATACTCTATGTTCATTGATAAACTTTAAAAATAACAACAATACTTATTTTGAAAAAAAATATGTTGAATTAATTAATAAAAATAAATTATTAAAAAGAAAAAGCTTATACTATCTATTAAAACAAAAACAAACTTTAACAATAAAAAAAATTCATGTTATTTTATTTTTAAATAATACAAACCTCTTAAAACACGCTTTAAAAAACTATACTCGACAAGATTATGAAAACAAATATTTTGTAATCATTCATAGTTGTGAAAAAGATGAAATAAGTGAAAAAATTAAAGATCAATTAAATCCAAATAACTATTGCCTAATTAAATCAACAAAAAAAAATGCTTTATCACTAGTCAATGATTACATTGAAAAAAAAATTCTTGCAGATGAAATTATTGCTTATTTTAATGAAAATGATTTTTATTTTAAAAGCTATCTAACAGAGCAATCTTCTGTCTTAAATGCCTTACCTAATCATAAAATACATAAAGAACCTTTTTTAAAATATATAAAAAAAAGAAACTCATTTGTATACTTAAAAAACCATAAACAACTACACCTATCTAAACAACTCAACAATAATACTTTGTGTTTAACAAAAAAGATTTGGTTAGAAAAAAGAAAGCATTCTTTTAAAGAAAATGTCTTCTTCTCAACAAGTGCTTTCAACTATATTAAAAACTTTCAACTTGATAGCCAAAATCAAATACTTTTAGATAGTATTCCACGATTTATATAA
- a CDS encoding ABC transporter ATP-binding protein translates to MQKLPSNKKIATPAVTFNEVGVFYKKHSKNLIKNILNGPKGHWAIENVSFEINKGDVLGIVGNNGAGKSTTLLLIGEVISSDRGTVNTYNNKAMLLTINTGIMKNLSGRKNIMLLGLAIGIERKKIIASMDKIIEFSELEKFIDDPVETYSSGMQSRLGFSTALMLTPDILLVDEVLGVGDRDFKKKSTDALKEKIQHSDSTAIITSHDRETILELCNKALWIDKGKSIVFGDPEDVIKSYENSSKTI, encoded by the coding sequence ATGCAAAAATTGCCCTCTAATAAAAAAATAGCCACCCCTGCAGTAACATTTAATGAGGTAGGTGTTTTTTACAAAAAGCACAGTAAAAACCTTATAAAAAATATTCTAAATGGACCTAAGGGGCACTGGGCCATTGAAAATGTTAGTTTTGAAATAAATAAAGGTGACGTTCTTGGTATTGTTGGAAATAATGGTGCTGGAAAAAGTACAACTCTGCTTCTTATTGGAGAGGTGATTTCATCAGATAGAGGAACTGTTAACACATATAATAACAAAGCTATGCTTTTAACCATTAACACAGGTATTATGAAAAATCTGAGTGGCAGAAAAAACATTATGCTTCTCGGCCTTGCTATCGGCATTGAAAGAAAAAAAATTATCGCCTCTATGGATAAAATCATTGAATTTTCAGAATTAGAAAAATTTATTGATGACCCAGTTGAAACATATTCATCTGGAATGCAATCAAGGTTGGGGTTTTCAACTGCTCTTATGTTAACACCAGATATTTTGCTTGTTGATGAAGTGTTAGGTGTTGGTGATCGTGACTTTAAGAAAAAATCAACTGATGCCTTAAAAGAAAAAATCCAACACTCTGATTCAACAGCTATCATTACATCTCATGATCGTGAAACAATTTTAGAGTTATGCAACAAAGCTCTATGGATTGATAAAGGAAAAAGCATTGTATTTGGAGATCCAGAAGATGTCATTAAGTCTTATGAGAATTCAAGCAAAACTATATAA